Proteins found in one Seonamhaeicola sp. S2-3 genomic segment:
- a CDS encoding YceI family protein: MKKISLILFALTLSIIACKNKEKDTKTTETKAVETEKFVIKPEATSVKWTAYKTTDKVGVGGEFTTVKFESKTGASPQEALNGLNFSIPVSSLFTNDATNTRDAKIKASFFGVMLDTDFLKGSISYVNDACVASLTMNGVTHDIPLDVKIEEDRRVTLTGVMNLKDWNALDALASLNKACFDLHKGADGVSKTWEDVAIEVSTYLRKN, encoded by the coding sequence ATGAAAAAAATTAGTCTTATTTTATTCGCTTTAACCTTAAGTATTATTGCTTGTAAAAACAAAGAAAAAGACACAAAAACTACTGAAACAAAAGCTGTTGAAACCGAAAAATTTGTAATTAAACCAGAGGCTACATCAGTAAAATGGACTGCCTATAAAACAACTGATAAAGTTGGTGTTGGTGGTGAATTTACAACGGTGAAGTTTGAAAGTAAAACAGGAGCATCTCCTCAAGAAGCACTTAACGGTTTAAACTTTTCAATTCCTGTTAGTAGTTTATTTACTAATGATGCCACTAATACCCGTGATGCAAAAATAAAAGCCTCGTTTTTTGGGGTTATGTTAGATACCGATTTCTTAAAAGGTAGCATAAGCTATGTTAACGATGCCTGTGTAGCCTCTCTTACAATGAATGGTGTTACGCATGACATTCCGCTTGACGTTAAAATTGAAGAAGACAGACGCGTTACTTTAACCGGCGTTATGAATTTAAAAGATTGGAATGCTTTAGATGCTTTAGCGTCTTTAAACAAAGCTTGTTTTGATTTACATAAGGGTGCCGATGGCGTTAGTAAAACTTGGGAAGATGTAGCTATTGAAGTTAGTACTTACCTAAGAAAAAATTAA
- the hemN gene encoding oxygen-independent coproporphyrinogen III oxidase, which yields MSRALVNKYNIAGPRYTSYPTVPYWNLDTFSLDNWKDSLIKSFNESNSTEGISLYIHLPFCESLCTFCGCNKRITKQHSVESPYIKAVLKEWRLYLELFNEKPIIKEMHLGGGTPTFFSPENLELLINGILKHAELAEHYEFSFEGHPNNTTKAHLQTLYNLGFRRVSYGVQDYNETVQKAIHRIQPFENVKQATENARDIGYTSVGHDIIFGLPFQNLEHVKETILKTKTLLPDRLAFYSYAHVPWIKGNGQRGFSDADLPSAELKRAQYELGKELLAEVGYHEIGMDHFALKTDSLYKSMQIGKLHRNFMGYTASKTQAMIGLGVSSISDSWYGFSQNEKRIEDYYKLLGQNTIPVYRGHILNEEDLIIRRHILNLMCNFKTMWNKDYLYFNELPETLMQLKEMEADGLLNINTNSIEVTKKGQPFVRNICMAFDLLLQRKQPNTQLFSMTV from the coding sequence ATGTCAAGAGCGTTAGTTAATAAATATAATATAGCGGGTCCGCGCTATACTAGTTATCCAACGGTTCCTTATTGGAATTTGGACACGTTTTCTTTAGATAATTGGAAGGATTCGTTAATAAAGTCTTTTAACGAAAGCAATTCTACGGAAGGTATAAGTTTATATATTCACCTTCCTTTTTGCGAAAGTTTATGCACTTTTTGCGGTTGTAATAAGCGTATTACTAAGCAACATAGTGTGGAGTCTCCTTATATTAAAGCAGTTTTAAAAGAATGGCGTTTATATTTAGAGTTGTTTAATGAAAAGCCCATTATTAAAGAAATGCATTTAGGCGGGGGTACTCCCACATTTTTTAGTCCAGAAAATTTAGAGCTATTAATTAATGGCATTCTTAAACATGCTGAACTTGCCGAACATTATGAGTTTAGTTTTGAAGGTCACCCAAATAATACCACCAAAGCACATTTACAAACTTTATATAATTTAGGCTTTAGGCGTGTTAGTTACGGGGTGCAAGATTATAATGAAACTGTTCAAAAAGCAATACACAGAATACAACCCTTTGAAAATGTTAAACAAGCTACTGAAAATGCAAGAGACATAGGGTATACATCTGTTGGTCATGATATTATTTTTGGATTACCATTTCAAAATTTAGAACATGTTAAAGAAACTATTTTAAAAACAAAAACATTATTACCAGATAGGTTGGCATTTTATAGTTACGCCCATGTACCATGGATAAAAGGTAATGGTCAACGTGGGTTTAGTGATGCAGATTTGCCATCGGCAGAATTAAAACGAGCACAATATGAATTAGGAAAAGAACTATTAGCAGAAGTAGGTTACCACGAAATTGGCATGGATCATTTTGCTTTAAAAACAGATTCGCTTTACAAATCTATGCAAATAGGTAAATTGCACAGAAATTTTATGGGCTATACAGCATCAAAAACCCAAGCTATGATTGGGTTAGGAGTGTCTTCTATTAGCGATAGTTGGTATGGCTTTTCTCAAAACGAAAAACGTATTGAAGATTATTATAAACTTTTAGGCCAAAATACAATACCAGTTTATAGGGGGCATATTTTAAATGAAGAAGATTTGATTATTAGAAGACATATTCTTAATTTGATGTGCAATTTTAAAACTATGTGGAATAAAGATTATCTTTATTTTAATGAACTTCCAGAAACTTTAATGCAATTAAAGGAAATGGAAGCAGATGGGTTACTCAATATAAATACAAATAGTATTGAAGTAACTAAAAAAGGACAGCCATTTGTTAGAAACATTTGTATGGCTTTTGATTTATTATTGCAAAGAAAACAACCTAATACACAGTTGTTTTCAATGACCGTTTAA
- a CDS encoding universal stress protein, with product MKKIIVPIDFSEYSEYALKVAAKLAKQNNSELLVLHMLEMSDIMLTGAGEEPQKIIYFLKLAEQRFDEFLKKDYLSGIKITPIVKHFKVFSEVNEIAKEHGAELIVMGSHGVSGAKEFFIGSNTERVVRNAEIPVLVVKNDIAKVKFEIVVFACDFEEDTIEAYLKASKMFNSMNSKMYLVNVNLPNDRFKSSDEIEKEVVNFFTKAEANLDKMSDVKYVSDYTVEDGILNAANKCGADLIVVPTHGRKGLAHFFQGSVGEDVANHATLPVMTYKI from the coding sequence ATGAAAAAAATTATTGTACCAATTGATTTCTCAGAATACTCAGAATACGCTTTAAAAGTAGCAGCTAAACTAGCTAAACAAAATAATTCTGAATTACTTGTTCTGCACATGTTAGAAATGTCAGACATTATGTTAACAGGAGCAGGAGAAGAACCACAAAAGATAATTTACTTTTTAAAATTAGCAGAACAACGTTTTGATGAATTTTTAAAGAAAGATTATTTAAGTGGAATAAAAATAACGCCAATTGTTAAACATTTTAAAGTGTTTAGTGAGGTGAATGAAATAGCTAAAGAGCATGGTGCCGAATTAATAGTTATGGGCTCTCATGGGGTAAGTGGTGCTAAAGAATTTTTTATAGGATCTAACACCGAGCGCGTAGTACGTAATGCAGAAATACCTGTGTTAGTAGTTAAAAATGATATTGCTAAAGTAAAATTTGAAATAGTTGTATTTGCCTGCGATTTTGAAGAAGATACTATTGAAGCGTACCTAAAAGCATCTAAAATGTTTAATAGTATGAACTCTAAAATGTACTTGGTGAATGTTAATTTGCCTAACGATAGATTTAAAAGTTCTGATGAAATAGAAAAAGAAGTAGTTAACTTTTTTACTAAAGCCGAAGCGAATTTAGATAAAATGAGTGATGTTAAATATGTATCAGACTATACCGTTGAAGATGGTATTTTAAATGCAGCTAATAAATGTGGAGCCGATTTAATTGTAGTGCCTACTCATGGTAGAAAAGGCTTAGCCCATTTCTTTCAAGGTAGTGTAGGAGAAGATGTAGCAAACCACGCTACATTACCAGTTATGACATATAAAATATAA
- a CDS encoding sulfite exporter TauE/SafE family protein, translating to MLASAFVLGLLGSFHCIGMCGPIAFMLPVDRTNAVKKASQITIYHIGRLLAYSLIGLVFGLIGKSLYLFGFQQQLSIIIGVLMIVLVLIPQNKLNKYNIFKPIYKLISKVKSALGSALKRKTADTFLTIGFLNGFLPCGLVYMAVFGAISQANALQGSLYMALFGLGTVPLMTTVIYASHLLKGTARQKIQKAIPVFVIIIGALFILRGLGLGIPYLSPAPVYDVVNSSIDCH from the coding sequence ATGTTAGCCTCTGCCTTTGTTTTGGGTTTATTAGGTAGTTTTCACTGTATTGGCATGTGTGGACCCATAGCTTTTATGCTACCTGTAGACAGAACAAATGCGGTTAAAAAAGCATCTCAAATTACAATTTACCATATTGGTAGGTTACTTGCTTATAGCCTTATTGGTTTAGTTTTTGGTTTAATTGGCAAGAGCCTTTATTTGTTTGGCTTTCAACAACAATTATCAATTATTATAGGAGTTTTAATGATTGTACTTGTTTTAATTCCTCAAAACAAACTGAATAAATACAATATATTTAAACCTATTTATAAATTAATTTCTAAAGTTAAATCTGCTTTAGGCTCTGCCTTAAAAAGAAAAACAGCCGATACTTTTTTAACCATTGGATTTTTAAATGGTTTTTTACCTTGCGGACTTGTTTATATGGCTGTTTTTGGTGCTATTTCTCAGGCTAACGCGCTTCAAGGTAGTTTATACATGGCTTTGTTTGGTTTAGGTACGGTTCCGTTAATGACTACTGTTATTTATGCTAGCCACCTTTTAAAAGGTACTGCCAGACAAAAAATACAGAAAGCTATTCCTGTTTTTGTAATTATTATAGGTGCTTTATTTATTCTTAGAGGTTTAGGGCTTGGTATTCCTTACCTATCTCCTGCTCCTGTTTATGATGTTGTTAATAGTTCTATAGACTGCCATTAG
- a CDS encoding FixH family protein has product MKINWGTGIVLAFIGFIAFIMYFIITMNVNDKYDHDLVTEDYYAEELAYQKDIDKLKNAKNLSQNITYKKTEEGLIIMFPSNIDYKKITGKMFLYRPSNKQLDFETTISLSNPHLLIPDSRLVDGRWNIKIDWQYNGNSYLFKESIDY; this is encoded by the coding sequence ATGAAGATAAATTGGGGAACAGGAATTGTACTTGCTTTTATAGGCTTTATTGCCTTTATAATGTACTTTATTATTACCATGAATGTTAATGATAAATATGACCACGATTTGGTTACTGAAGATTATTATGCTGAAGAATTAGCTTACCAAAAAGATATAGATAAATTAAAAAATGCTAAGAATTTAAGCCAAAATATTACATATAAAAAAACCGAAGAGGGGTTAATAATTATGTTTCCTAGTAATATAGATTACAAAAAAATAACAGGAAAAATGTTCCTATATAGGCCATCTAACAAACAACTAGATTTTGAAACTACAATTTCATTATCTAATCCACATTTGCTCATACCTGACTCTCGTTTGGTAGATGGCCGTTGGAACATTAAGATCGATTGGCAATATAATGGAAATTCTTATTTATTTAAAGAATCTATAGATTATTAA
- the ccoG gene encoding cytochrome c oxidase accessory protein CcoG: protein METPENENFRDSIGTVTEEGKRAWVYPKKPSGKYYDRRKLVSYFLLIFLLVSPFIKINGNQFLMFNVLERRFNIFGFPFWPQDFHLFVISMIIGVVFITLFTVAFGRIFCGWICPQTIFMEMVFRRIEYWIEGDRNKQRKLARQKWDAEKIRKKGLKLTIFLIISFLIANVFLAYLIGGDRLIQYIKDGPFSHMGTLIPLIIFTAVFYFIFAWFREQVCVIACPYGRLQGVLLDTKSVVVAYDYKRGEGTNGRKKFRKNEDREALGHGDCIDCLQCVHVCPTGIDIRNGTQLECVNCTACIDECDHIMESINLPKGLIRYASEENIKNKVPFKLTARMKGYIAVLTILIGMLTGMLFLRNEVEANVLRLPGQLYEHKENNIISNVFTYKLVNKTTKDIENVTLKLLSHKGTLKLVSTSNTFVVPSQGIAEGTLFIEINNSALTGDRNKIKIGVYANDKLIETCTANFLGPRSYK, encoded by the coding sequence TTGGAAACCCCAGAAAACGAAAACTTTAGAGATTCAATTGGTACTGTTACCGAAGAAGGTAAACGTGCTTGGGTATATCCTAAAAAACCAAGTGGTAAATACTATGATAGAAGAAAACTTGTTAGTTATTTTCTATTAATTTTTTTATTGGTTTCTCCATTTATTAAAATAAATGGCAACCAATTTTTAATGTTTAACGTACTAGAAAGGCGTTTTAATATTTTTGGGTTTCCGTTTTGGCCACAAGATTTTCATTTATTTGTAATATCTATGATAATTGGTGTGGTTTTTATCACACTATTTACAGTGGCTTTTGGTAGAATTTTCTGTGGATGGATTTGTCCGCAAACCATTTTTATGGAAATGGTTTTTAGACGCATAGAATATTGGATTGAAGGCGATAGAAATAAACAGCGCAAACTAGCAAGACAAAAATGGGACGCCGAAAAAATTAGAAAAAAAGGGTTAAAACTCACCATATTTCTAATTATTTCATTCCTAATTGCTAATGTGTTTTTAGCTTATTTAATTGGTGGTGATAGACTTATTCAATATATAAAAGATGGTCCGTTTAGCCATATGGGCACACTAATTCCGTTAATCATTTTTACAGCGGTTTTCTATTTTATTTTTGCCTGGTTTAGAGAACAGGTTTGTGTAATTGCTTGTCCTTACGGAAGATTACAAGGGGTTCTTTTAGACACCAAATCTGTTGTTGTTGCTTATGATTATAAACGTGGTGAAGGGACAAATGGCAGAAAGAAATTTAGAAAAAATGAAGATAGAGAAGCCCTAGGACATGGAGATTGTATAGATTGTTTACAATGTGTACATGTTTGTCCAACAGGGATTGATATTAGAAACGGTACACAATTAGAATGTGTAAACTGTACGGCTTGTATTGATGAGTGTGACCACATAATGGAAAGCATTAATTTACCTAAAGGATTAATACGTTATGCCAGTGAAGAAAACATTAAAAACAAAGTGCCTTTTAAGTTAACTGCCAGAATGAAAGGCTACATAGCCGTATTAACAATTTTAATTGGTATGTTAACTGGTATGTTGTTTTTAAGAAATGAAGTAGAAGCTAATGTTTTAAGACTACCTGGACAGTTATATGAACATAAAGAAAACAATATTATTAGCAATGTATTTACTTATAAACTTGTAAATAAAACTACTAAAGATATTGAAAATGTGACCTTAAAATTATTGTCGCATAAAGGGACTTTAAAACTGGTTTCTACAAGCAACACCTTTGTTGTACCAAGTCAAGGAATTGCTGAAGGCACCCTGTTTATTGAAATAAACAATTCTGCATTAACTGGCGATAGAAATAAAATTAAAATAGGCGTTTATGCCAATGATAAATTAATTGAAACCTGTACTGCTAACTTTTTAGGACCTAGAAGTTACAAGTAA
- a CDS encoding cbb3-type cytochrome c oxidase N-terminal domain-containing protein, producing MRKLVPSWVRVPVVFFIIFGIVEFFIDSGEKPAFIEYPAVLLFLLLVLLILIAIEAIIGALENVMLHKLDEEAKARFLAEKEKAYQFTWFKETYKKLLGQKPIEEESEIILDHNYDGIKELDNNLPPWWLYGFYFSIIFAAVYLIRFHIFDGPGQIDELETELADARIAIEEYKKTAKDLVDINTVTLLTDDADLKAGKDIFNTNCVACHMADGGGGIGPNLTDNHWILGGGIKNVFNTVSEGGRSGKGMIAWKAQLKPSQIAQVASYVLSLQGTTPANPKAPEGDIWVEEGESAEAVTETVVDSTLTTN from the coding sequence ATGAGAAAATTAGTTCCATCTTGGGTAAGAGTACCCGTAGTATTCTTCATCATCTTCGGAATTGTAGAATTTTTTATAGACTCAGGCGAAAAACCAGCCTTCATAGAATATCCCGCAGTACTTTTATTTCTCTTATTAGTATTGTTAATACTTATTGCTATTGAAGCTATTATAGGAGCTCTTGAAAATGTAATGCTTCATAAACTAGATGAAGAAGCTAAAGCGCGCTTTTTAGCTGAAAAAGAAAAAGCATATCAGTTCACTTGGTTTAAAGAAACTTACAAAAAGCTTTTAGGACAAAAACCTATTGAAGAAGAAAGCGAAATTATTTTAGACCACAACTATGATGGTATAAAAGAATTAGACAATAACTTACCGCCATGGTGGTTATATGGCTTTTATTTTAGTATAATTTTTGCCGCAGTTTACCTAATAAGATTTCATATTTTTGATGGTCCAGGACAAATTGATGAATTAGAAACAGAATTAGCAGATGCTAGAATAGCCATTGAAGAATACAAAAAAACTGCTAAAGATTTAGTTGATATAAATACCGTAACACTTTTAACCGATGATGCAGATTTAAAAGCTGGTAAAGATATATTCAACACCAACTGTGTGGCTTGTCATATGGCTGATGGTGGTGGTGGTATTGGACCAAACTTAACTGATAACCACTGGATACTAGGTGGTGGCATTAAGAATGTTTTTAATACAGTTTCAGAAGGTGGACGTTCTGGTAAGGGTATGATTGCTTGGAAAGCACAATTAAAACCATCTCAAATAGCGCAGGTTGCTAGTTATGTATTAAGCTTACAAGGAACCACCCCTGCAAACCCTAAAGCTCCAGAAGGTGATATTTGGGTAGAAGAAGGAGAAAGTGCCGAAGCTGTAACAGAAACTGTAGTAGACTCAACATTAACAACAAACTAA
- a CDS encoding cytochrome C oxidase subunit IV: MLKFVKNHMETISGVEIFPIISLLIFFIFFVALFWWVITAKKDYIKTVSNIPLDNQNDDTL; encoded by the coding sequence ATGTTGAAATTTGTAAAAAATCATATGGAGACCATAAGCGGGGTAGAAATTTTCCCAATTATCTCCTTACTTATCTTTTTTATCTTTTTTGTAGCACTGTTTTGGTGGGTTATTACCGCAAAAAAAGACTACATAAAAACTGTTAGCAATATACCTTTAGACAACCAAAACGACGACACATTATGA
- the ccoN gene encoding cytochrome-c oxidase, cbb3-type subunit I has translation MEMQQFHYDNKIVTKFIYATIIFGVVGMLVGLLLAFMFLFPNLTDGISWLSFGRLRPLHTNAVIFAFVGNAMFAGIYYSLQRLLKTRMASDLLSNINFWGWQLIIVAAAISLPLGYTTSKEYAELEWPIDIAIAVIWVVFGINMIWTILKRRQRHLYVAIWFYIATFVTVAVLHIFNSLELPIAFTSMKSYSVYAGVQDALVQWWYGHNAVAFFLTTPFLGLMYYYVPKAANRPVYSYRLSIVHFWSLIFIYIWAGPHHLLYTALPEWAQNLGVTFSIMLLMPSWGGMINGLLTLRGAWDKVRTDPVLKFMVVAITGYGMATFEGPTLSLKNVNAIAHFTDWIIAHVHVGALAWNGFLAFGMIYYLVPRLFKTKLHSTPLANLHFWLGTLGIIMYALPMYVAGFTQASMWKQFNPDGTLVYGNFLETVTEIIPMYLMRAIGGSLYVIGLLILVYNIIVTIKKGSKVTDELAEAPALERVTKKRTAGEGFHTWLERRPVQLTILATIAILIGGIVQIVPTIMVESNIPTIASVKPYTPLELEGRDIYIREGCVSCHSQMIRPFRSEVERYGEYSKAGEYVYDHPFLWGSKRTGPDLHRVGGKYSDNWHFNHMYDPQSTSSGSIMPRYPWLITGPSSTLDKSQTEAKMRTMVSLGVPYSEEDIANAQQSMLEQGTQIEENLYTDPDFAKNYEADKKYAAENGEEFVEMKNREIVALIAYLQRLGTDIKVETAQQ, from the coding sequence ATGGAGATGCAACAATTTCATTACGATAATAAAATCGTTACAAAGTTCATTTATGCCACAATAATTTTTGGGGTTGTAGGTATGCTGGTGGGGTTACTACTAGCATTTATGTTTTTGTTCCCTAACCTTACTGATGGTATTTCGTGGCTTAGTTTTGGACGTTTAAGACCACTACATACTAACGCTGTTATTTTTGCCTTTGTTGGTAATGCCATGTTTGCAGGTATTTACTATTCGTTACAACGATTACTAAAAACCCGTATGGCAAGTGACCTTTTAAGTAATATAAACTTTTGGGGTTGGCAATTAATTATTGTTGCTGCTGCAATATCATTACCCTTAGGTTATACCACATCAAAAGAATATGCCGAACTAGAATGGCCTATAGATATTGCTATTGCAGTAATTTGGGTTGTTTTTGGTATAAATATGATTTGGACGATTTTAAAACGAAGACAACGTCATTTATACGTTGCTATTTGGTTTTATATTGCCACTTTTGTTACGGTTGCAGTACTTCATATTTTTAATAGTTTAGAATTACCAATAGCGTTTACAAGTATGAAAAGTTATTCTGTTTATGCTGGTGTTCAAGATGCTTTAGTACAATGGTGGTATGGGCATAATGCTGTAGCATTTTTCCTTACTACACCGTTTTTAGGTTTAATGTACTACTATGTACCTAAAGCTGCTAACAGACCTGTATATTCTTACAGGCTTTCTATTGTACACTTTTGGTCATTAATTTTTATATACATTTGGGCAGGACCACACCACTTATTATACACCGCTTTACCAGAGTGGGCTCAAAACTTAGGTGTAACATTCTCTATAATGTTATTAATGCCTTCTTGGGGTGGTATGATAAATGGATTATTAACCTTACGTGGTGCTTGGGATAAGGTGCGTACAGACCCTGTTTTAAAATTTATGGTAGTAGCTATCACAGGATACGGTATGGCTACTTTTGAAGGTCCAACCTTATCTCTTAAAAATGTAAACGCTATTGCTCACTTTACCGACTGGATTATTGCTCACGTACACGTAGGTGCCTTAGCTTGGAATGGCTTTTTAGCCTTTGGTATGATATACTATTTAGTTCCTAGACTTTTTAAAACTAAACTACACTCTACTCCTTTAGCAAACTTACATTTCTGGTTAGGTACTTTAGGTATTATTATGTACGCTTTACCTATGTATGTTGCTGGATTTACACAAGCTAGTATGTGGAAACAGTTTAACCCAGACGGAACATTAGTTTATGGTAACTTTTTAGAAACGGTTACCGAAATTATACCTATGTACTTAATGCGTGCTATTGGAGGTAGTTTATATGTTATTGGCTTATTAATTTTAGTATATAATATTATTGTTACTATTAAAAAAGGTAGCAAAGTAACCGATGAATTAGCCGAAGCTCCAGCTCTAGAACGTGTAACCAAAAAACGTACTGCAGGAGAAGGTTTCCATACTTGGTTAGAGCGCAGACCTGTACAATTAACTATTTTAGCTACAATTGCTATTTTAATTGGTGGTATTGTTCAAATTGTGCCAACCATTATGGTTGAATCTAATATTCCAACTATAGCTAGTGTAAAACCATACACACCTTTAGAGTTAGAAGGTAGAGACATATATATACGCGAAGGTTGTGTGAGTTGCCACTCACAAATGATTCGTCCGTTTAGAAGTGAAGTAGAACGCTACGGAGAATATAGTAAAGCCGGAGAATATGTTTATGATCATCCATTCCTTTGGGGAAGTAAACGTACCGGACCAGATTTACACCGTGTAGGTGGAAAATACTCCGATAACTGGCACTTTAACCACATGTACGACCCACAAAGTACATCATCTGGCTCCATAATGCCTCGTTACCCATGGTTAATTACTGGTCCATCAAGTACGCTTGACAAATCTCAAACCGAAGCCAAAATGCGTACTATGGTATCACTAGGTGTTCCTTATTCTGAAGAAGATATTGCCAACGCACAACAAAGTATGTTAGAACAAGGAACTCAAATTGAAGAAAACCTTTATACAGATCCAGACTTTGCTAAAAATTACGAAGCAGACAAAAAATATGCTGCTGAAAATGGTGAAGAATTTGTTGAAATGAAAAACAGAGAAATTGTTGCCTTAATTGCTTATTTACAACGCTTAGGTACCGATATTAAAGTTGAAACAGCACAACAATAA
- the ccoS gene encoding cbb3-type cytochrome oxidase assembly protein CcoS, with protein sequence MSVIYILLAISVIVAVGFFIAFILAVKSGQYDDSYTPSVRMLFEDELIKEKSDKSILTKKKD encoded by the coding sequence ATGAGTGTTATATATATTTTACTAGCTATAAGCGTAATTGTAGCTGTTGGTTTTTTTATAGCCTTTATTTTGGCCGTTAAGAGCGGGCAATATGATGATAGCTATACACCTTCAGTTAGGATGCTTTTTGAGGATGAATTAATAAAAGAGAAATCAGATAAATCAATACTAACCAAAAAAAAAGATTAA